GTTCTCTACCAAAACAAAAGTATTCTGGTTGAGAACTTTGATCGTCTAGCAACTGTTTAAGATAGGTTTCTAAACTGAGTTTAATTAGATTGTAGTTATAGTCTGGAAAAGATTTTAGACTAATAGCTGTAATAGAATTTGAACTACGATTGTAATTACGTTGCTCTAATTTTAACCGAGTGAGTATAGGTAAAAGCAAAATAACATCGTCGCCTAAAACTTTAGTATTTACGTCAATTTTAAATTTTTAACTATCGATAAAGATGCTATCTCTCTGACAAATAAATAATGAAATTTTCTGGCGAAAAGCTTAAGAATTACGAGACTAGCTCTACTTTTAAAAGGTCCCAATCCTAATCCCGTCCCAATAACTTTTATTTTAGGATTGAAACTACGTGCTAAGCTAATAGTTATGTATTCGTAAATAATTACCTCTAACCAACGTTCGTTGAGATATCCTCCGCCTATGTAGTGAATGATATCTAGTTGCTTTTAAAAATTAATATATTCTTTGGTAAACAGAGCTTTGTGAAATAATTTATATAAAATGATATCGGAAAAAATAATAATTGCGATCGCTACTACTTGACAAAAGCTTAAAACCGCGATTGTTCTAACCATTCTCCTCGTAAAACATGTCCGAGGAGTTGGTGTACGACCAAGGGAAATTGAAGCGGTATGCGCAACTGTTCTAGTTTCGAGTTAATTCGGTAAATGATATCCGACCCACTCTACTGAGTGCTTTAACTCTAAATCGCTATCAAATTTGAGTTGCGATAGCGATTCAAAATTTTTCGAGCCATATAATTCTAAATTGTCTCGGGTTAGTCTTAGATGCTTGCTGAAAAATTCTATAGTTGAGATGAGTAAAAGATCGTCTCCAAAGTTATATAAATTGTAAGCACCTCTGAGATAAATCTTTTTCTTTTGATTCATAAAAAGGGTTCTTCCTTTTTTTTGGAGTTATAGAGGAGCGAATAATAAGATTTTTAAATAAAATTCTTCTTAATAAAATTACCCAATGGCTTGTCTTTGATTCCTTGCCACAAGGCTGTATTTTTAGCTTGGTGCGCCATGACAAACTTTTATCGTGACTCACTTTACGAATTACTGCCATACCGTAATTAACTGGACTAGTCTTAACTTCCATCAACTCGAAATGAGGAGAGGTTTTAATGTATTTATCAATCACGTATCGAGGTCCATCCCAATTGCAATATTCTGGATAAATGTCATGCAACACGATATATCCGTTAATCG
The DNA window shown above is from Chroococcidiopsis sp. SAG 2025 and carries:
- a CDS encoding polysaccharide pyruvyl transferase family protein; amino-acid sequence: MIHYIGGGYLNERWLEVIIYEYITISLARSFNPKIKVIGTGLGLGPFKSRASLVILKLFARKFHYLFVREIASLSIVKNLKLT